The Actinocatenispora sera genome has a window encoding:
- a CDS encoding TMEM175 family protein, whose amino-acid sequence MSTNRLEAFSDGVMAIIITVMVLELTVPSGHHLADLVHATGIGLLTYLLSFVYVGIYWNNHHHMFQLTKQITGGALWANLAMLFFLSLFPFTTAWMDDSRFAPTPVVLYGVDLLCAAGAYLVLQRVIIRMEGPGSPLRAAIGADVKGKVSAVLYLAGVLAALTIDRDGRSGVWIALSCYVAVAVLWIVPDRRMDRAVHRATRDQPGESR is encoded by the coding sequence GTGAGCACCAACCGGCTGGAGGCGTTCAGCGACGGGGTGATGGCCATCATCATCACCGTCATGGTGCTGGAGCTGACCGTACCGTCCGGCCACCATCTCGCGGATCTGGTGCACGCCACCGGGATCGGGCTGCTGACCTACCTGCTGAGCTTCGTCTACGTCGGCATCTACTGGAACAACCACCACCACATGTTCCAGCTGACGAAGCAGATCACCGGCGGTGCGCTGTGGGCCAACCTGGCGATGCTGTTCTTCCTGTCGCTGTTCCCGTTCACCACCGCGTGGATGGACGACTCCCGGTTCGCTCCCACCCCGGTCGTGCTGTACGGCGTGGACCTGCTCTGCGCCGCCGGCGCGTACCTGGTGCTGCAGCGGGTGATCATTCGCATGGAGGGCCCCGGATCGCCGCTGCGCGCGGCGATCGGCGCCGACGTCAAGGGCAAGGTCTCGGCGGTGCTGTACCTCGCCGGGGTCCTGGCCGCGCTGACCATCGACCGAGACGGTCGGAGCGGGGTCTGGATCGCGCTGTCCTGCTACGTCGCCGTCGCGGTGCTGTGGATCGTGCCGGACCGCCGGATGGACCGTGCGGTTCACCGGGCGACCCGGGACCAGCCGGGCGAATCGAGGTGA
- a CDS encoding RNA polymerase sigma-70 factor, whose product MPEIETPDEELSDATAVFLAVRPRLFGIAYRMLGSAADAEDLVQEVWLRWQRTDRSTVENPAAYLATAVTRLAINASRSARARHETYPGQWLPEPVDTSADPQLGAERGAALELAVLMLLEKLSPTERAAYVLREAFDYPYRQIADIVQTTEVAARQLVSRARRRLAADRRKPVDRAQHERMLTAFVGAARSGDLAALEKMLSADVVSTSDGGGLARATRMPVVGVDRVAKYVRAIGPRFWPGTEVSVVEANGQPVVLVRHGGEPVGLVALDVSADGIERLMWQINPEKLATFRAVSG is encoded by the coding sequence ATGCCCGAGATCGAGACGCCCGACGAGGAGCTGTCGGACGCCACGGCGGTGTTCCTCGCCGTACGACCACGGCTGTTCGGGATCGCCTACCGGATGCTCGGCAGCGCCGCCGACGCGGAGGACCTGGTGCAGGAGGTGTGGCTGCGCTGGCAGCGCACCGACCGGTCCACGGTGGAGAACCCGGCGGCCTACCTGGCGACCGCGGTGACCCGCCTTGCGATCAACGCCAGCCGCAGCGCCCGGGCGCGGCACGAGACGTACCCGGGGCAGTGGCTGCCGGAGCCGGTGGACACCTCCGCCGATCCGCAGCTGGGCGCCGAGCGCGGTGCCGCGCTGGAGCTTGCGGTGCTGATGCTGCTGGAGAAGCTGTCCCCGACCGAGCGCGCCGCGTACGTGCTGCGGGAGGCGTTCGACTACCCGTACCGGCAGATCGCCGACATCGTGCAGACCACCGAGGTGGCCGCCCGGCAGCTGGTCAGCCGGGCCCGCCGCCGGCTCGCCGCGGACCGGCGCAAGCCGGTCGACCGGGCACAGCACGAGCGGATGCTGACCGCGTTCGTCGGGGCGGCCCGGTCGGGCGACCTGGCGGCGCTGGAGAAGATGCTGAGCGCGGACGTGGTCAGCACCTCCGACGGCGGTGGGCTGGCCCGGGCCACCAGGATGCCGGTGGTGGGGGTCGACCGGGTCGCGAAGTACGTGCGGGCGATCGGGCCGCGGTTCTGGCCCGGCACCGAGGTGAGCGTGGTCGAGGCGAACGGCCAGCCGGTGGTGCTGGTACGCCACGGCGGCGAACCGGTCGGGCTGGTCGCGCTCGACGTGTCCGCGGACGGCATCGAGCGGCTGATGTGGCAGATCAATCCGGAGAAACTGGCCACCTTCCGGGCTGTGAGCGGCTAG